actttttcaattatcatcttcatcattTTGTAGATTAATAATAtcatagaaatttgtaaaaaaatgacTTTACCAAAATAAAAACTTAGCCCAGCGAAAAAGcctgccccgccccgccaaagcccgccaaaTCCCGTGGATTAGGCGGTGCAGGGTAGGcggaatttttaagtttggtggccATAAATTTCCAGCCCAACCTGCATTTTTTGGCGGGTTATACGACCAGCTCGACAAATTTCGACCCGTTTGCCCTCCTAGTCCCCATTCATTTTTGCATGGCAGGTCGTGAGGATTTCAGGGGTCCCCATCTAGCTCCAAAACGCGAGTAATCCCTGCAAATACCTGTTTCGGCTGTTTTTGTGATCATCCTTATTGCTAGCATTCATTGGTTCGTGACGTAGAGCTATTCTAGCCACTTAATAAATTCTTAGATAATCAAAGTTTAtgttatatcatttttataaagtTACATGTATCCttattataacaatattaataaaagataaatggaTAAACACTAAACTATTATTTggatataagataaaaaataagagaaaagaaaatggaaagaaaagtatattttttgtgtgatgtttagatgaaaaaaatgaatgaaaaaaaatagagaaatttttttttgcttgaatggaaggaaaagtaagaagagaaaaaattaaaatagagaaaaattatattaatgattttatatattatatataaattatatttcaaatggtAACTCTGTATTTTTATCCAGGTTTGCACTTTTGAATCATTTTTCTTCGcaactttaaagaaaaaaatttacgtGAGCTTCATATACActtttatgtttttcattcaatttctttgttgaaccaaataatgaaaaattgatttttccatccattttcttCCCCAGCATGTTATTTCTATACAAATTCTTCTAATCTAAACAATACATAAATATgtcacattttttatatatataacaataactaatatcacatattagGCTAATTTACGTTGATAAATCAAAGTCACTATAAAATTACCTAAATCTCCTAAATCCAATAACGTTGCCTAGTTGTCTCCATttaaatcgaatttaatgaattcgaattaggataataagtaataaatctaatttatatttaataatttacctctaacttatggtaaaaatgtaagatatgatgcaaaaaaaaaaaaaaaaaaactaaagcgtcataaattttttactaacaatttttttttttcattttttagagaCGTATCTATCTTTTTAagttatacattttaatttatataaattaatgataattaaatgtaaaaaatactaattaataaaggaataaaatttaagataaatatgtcttgaacaaattgaaataaaataaagacttttaattatgatcattaattataattacataTATTTACTTCAAGATTTATACTTCGAAAACacagtatattaatattttgtatttttattttttaattttatactatcacaaacattagttactctccaataataacaatacttttaaaaaaaataagcataactaaattatcttaaaattatataataatttttaacataacaaaaaaaatatacaattacctaaaatataatatttgtgtagtaactgaaatttaattgttaatataaaataatatataatattatttcataACCAAATAAGTGTTTAATCGAAGAaggtaatatttatataataatatgacaaaataaattaaaatttgagtttAATCATAGCAAGCGttcaagtttaaatttttataaattaatttatttgtgttaaagtgaattgcgcaataaaaaattcataaaaatttcatATATCGAAGTAAACAATAATTTATTTGTAAATACAAAAAGTGTATTGAATTAGTAAgaaattgttttattttaatttggtccataattcacatgatttgaatttagctcaaaatatatgatttgatttgatttgatttaattattagttgaaagtaTCTCAGttacctattttattcatagatttattattttaatgactaataaattaatcaaattaattaattagtacacacaataaatttgggttaataaatttaaaaaaataaattaaaaatactaacagaatattaaaataaataaattagaaaatactaccaaatcaaattgatataaattataataaattatataatatttaaatatttaatcaaattaattagttgatatagttaatcTATCGTAATAACTTATAGTTaatgagttaaaataaataaatcggAAAAcattctcaaaagcatgctaCGTCAGGTTCATCATTAAgtacaaaaattcaatttttatataatagaatagataaatttaaatgcgtaatattattcttattaaaattatctaattatatttatgcaacttaaacttttaaaatatataatgatttttaaaataacaaaaaatgtacaattacctaaaatatattatttttatgtagcaattgaaatttaattgcaaatataaaaattatatataatatcctatcataaacaaataagtgtttaatcaaataatttaatatttatataatataaaaaataaattaaaatttgaacttAATCATAgtcaagtttaaatttttataaatcaaattttatcatttttttctcgaAGTAACTTATACAATGAAAAATTCCTAACAAATTATTGatactcaaataatagaaataatatattaataaataaaaattattattaaaagttaaatatacagataaaaaattataacttgcaaaaatatctctaaaatttattacataaatattaaaagtcatgtatttatataaattaaattatattaaattgtaagatatttagatatttaattaaatttaaaaataaatggtatgccaattcaaataatttagattgaagataaaaaatatatataatcaaattatatcatataacataatatttttataagtttCTTTTATAAgagatttaatacaaaaatatttatcatcatcTGTTTAACGTGACAATTTAAATTTAGGAGAATTGttccaaaaaattatttttttgaattatttattgttaatattaGGTCAATTTCATAACATCCAATAAtaacataaatgattatatttgaaCCACAAAGTtaacctaaaataaaatatagaaattgatgagaataaaatattaagaCAAAAAATGATTAGAagcgtaaaaataaaaaaatatcaaatttaaataatgtcaaaaagaatCTAATATATAAAGATGTGAATTGTAAAAATAGAGGGatacatatataaagaagaaTAACATGCATGCATAAACGTTTTTTCACTATATCATAATTTGCTCCAGCTATACGATGAATTCAGCGGCAGTCAGCAGCTCCAAAAGTTTGTATCGGTGCACCTCAAACACATGACCTGATTTCTTAAGTTGCAAGTATACCGAGCACATTGTCGTCCAATTCCATCAGCGGTAATGCCTAGATTAAGACATTTTCGAGTTATAAACAAATAATCAACAAAATACTACTTATCCATGCATTCtcatttattcataaaaaaagtttacataaaaaaaagaagaaaagaagagttaaaATAGCAAGAGCGATAAAAATGATTATTCTTATCATTTTGTTTGGCCGTCTATATATAGAAGACTAGAAAATCatcattatctaacaaaattaatttgtatttattgcatttaatttgaataagcaAGAATTTATCAtatattagtttagtatttaattcacattatttgaatttaacttaatacatataatttaatttaatttaattattagttaaaaatatctcaattgcttattttatttataaatttattattttaattattaataatttaatcaaatcaattaattaatatacataatttatacctaatttgatttaataaaataaaaaatactaccgaaatattaaaagaaataaattaggaaatactattaaaacaaattgatataaattataattattatgtaatatttaaatatctaaccaaatcaattagttgatataattaatctcataataaattgtatttaatgagataaaagaaataaatcgagaagtactctcagaagcatgccacgtcagctccatcattaagtgtagaaatctgatttttatataatagaattgaATAGACGTTAAttcatatatagtatataaataaatttaattataataaataataatttatttattttattttagactttatattttataaatgaaaagactaattcactaatataatgaattataattaatgtagtataattaattaattaatataaattataataaattatattaagaaaagaaatatttaaatatctaataaaatcaattagttaatataattaattcagtgcaataaattgtattaaataagTTAAAACAATTAAATCGGAAAACACTCTTCGAAGCATACCACGTCAGcttcatcattaagtgcagacatccgatttttatataatagaatagataatttaaacattatatataataaattataagataaaatatattttttatttttagtatctataattttttaaaaaaatatttatgacatttaattatattcaactatatttttaacatttttatttgtgTTAAACTACCAttaaatatttcaatttttttcctaATATTTTAGAGATGGTTAACATCTAAAAAAattgacataaataaaaaatattaaaaacaaaattaaataaaattaaattttagaaatatttttagaaaatcacaaatataaaaaaaacatattttactctaaattataaaatcttacaCATACgaattaaattcaacaaaatattatataacatTCAATAAGTTAAATTTTACTACGATCTACCAAAATAGAgaatcaataaaattaattttttgcatatttaattttattaaaaaattataaaaatgttacTTTTTTAAGTAGGACTCTAAATAAGAATTATTAGCCTATTTATGGTCAATTTAAATAGattcataaataatttttttaattttttaatttataaaaagttatagtattaatatttggtataatttttaaaattaaattgatttcgGTAGATCAGAGAGTGTATTTGCTCTGCATCTATGTCAATGCTTATCAACGGATCACCTTAGAAGCCTTTCAAAATGGAAAGGGGCTTGCGACAATGAGACCCACTGTCCCCATTTCTATTTGTTTTAGTTGTGGATGTTCTTCATAGAATGATTGGAGAGGCGATAAGAAACGGTCGTATAACTCCGCTACTGCTTAGTAGGGATAACATTGAGTTGTCTCACTTGCAATTTGCGGATGATATTATTCTTTTCTGCCCGCCTGAAGAGGAGACCATTAGGAATTATCAGCGACTGTTCCGATGCTTTGAACTAATGTCTGGATTGAACATTAATTTTGAGAAGTCTAACTTTATTCCGGTCAATTGTGATAGGATGTGGGTTTGTAGGATGTGTCTTTTGTTGGGTTGTAAGGAGGCATCATTACCAGTCAGATATCTGGGCATTCCCTTGGGAGCACATCCGAGGCTAGTTAAGACATAGAAACTGGTGATTGACAAGGTCGAAGAAAAGCCGAGTTTGTGGAAAGCAAAGACTCTTAACAAAGCGGGCAAGTTGGTCCTCATTAAGTCGGTCCTTAGTAGCCTTCCTATTTACTACCTTAGCTTATATAAGATGCCGAAAACAGTGGTGGAGAAGTTGATTTCCCTACAATGACAGTTCTTGTGGAGTACAGAGGATGGGAGGCACGGGTTACCACTTGTGAAGTGGAAAGTAGTCATCGCTCCAAAGAAGGCAGGTGGTTTGGGAGTTGGTGATGCAGTAATTCGAAATACAACATtgctgtttaagtggtggtggatgTTCTCAAAAGAAGACTGTCCCTTATGGAAGAAAATGGTTTGCTCTTATAACAACATGAATCCTGCTGTGATGCTGCGAGGCCAGCCTGTTCCCACAAGAGGGGGTCCTTGGCAGGATATCTGCCAGTTACAAATTAGCGAACTGCGGATGAGAGAAAAGATGATCAGCGGGTTGTCTATGGAGCTCAGAAATGACAGAACAATCCGGTTCTGGGAGGATAGCTGGCTGCCGACTGGGGTGTTCCTAGTCTCTTCTCGGTTTCAAACCTTCACGGATCTgttataggggattgtgggtttggggatgggttagagtggatttggagTTTTCAGTGGAGGAGAGAGTTGTTCTAATGGGAGTTGGATTTAGTAAACCAACTTCATGAGATATTACAGTCAGTCAAGCCCACAACTGAGAGAGGGGATATAGTGGTAtggaaatttgataaaataaGTGTTTATTCAACTAATTCCTTTGTGCAGTATTGCAGGCAGAAGTCCTATCGAAGGAAATCACAAGCTATAGCTTCATTAGTGCTATTTGGAAAGGGTTCGTCCCTCCAAGGATTGAGCTTTTTTCTTGGTTTGTGTTGGTTGGAAGGGTGAATACTAAAGATCGATTGTGTAGATTACGGGTTATTGATCAGCATGACAATAGGTGTGTGCTAACTGCTATGTTGTAAGGCTGTGGAAACTGCTTTTCATTTGTTTCTTGGTTGCGAGATcacatggcaggtgtggtgtgcttggctgTTGGCATTTGGACGGAGATGAAGCTTTCTAGGTACACTAAAGGAACACTTTGAAAGCTGGACGAACTTATCAATAAGGAAGGTTGACAGAAAAAGGTGGTTCATTGGGTTCTTTGCTGTTATCTGGATAATCTAGCTAGAAAGGAATGATAGGCTCTTCCGAAATCATACCTCAAGGGTGGAGGACATTATAAACAGGTCGGTTACGTACTCTGAGGAATGGAGTGGTGGTGAGTCCTTTGGTTGTTGATGGCCATGCCGAAGATGACTAGGAGTTGATTGTTATCTTGAATACTGTTAATGTTTGTAGCTCTTTTCATTGCTCCACTCTATTGTGTTGAGTTCcctttgattcaattttttttttaaatttatttaagtatttgttttttataataattttttttaaatgattatttctaatattaaaaattaaataaaaaataatttatttataaattatttttaatataaatatttattatttaaatttttttaagagaaatttaattaagttatttactTGGAGTTTAGTAGATAAACTATGATGCCTACGTGGCATGTGGCACAAAAGCTTCATTGGATTTTTCTTAGTGTGTATGTGAAGGAAAACAAATGAGTGTGAAACAATATAATGTCACATGAGTTCATCACATATCCTCTACAAGGTTCCAGGTTTCAATGTCTAATCCCAAGTTGAACACTTGAAGTTCCAATATAGTACTACTAGATTCATTTCCCTGTTCATAAATCTTGTTGTTTGTTACTTTGTTTCCCCCATGACCACACTCGTTCATTTCACGACCCAAGTTTCACACTTGAGGCCCAAGTGCTTCTTCCATGGTGGTGCCACCACATGCAAGAAGATACCCACTTTCTCTTTCTCTCAGTTGGACTCAAAGTTTTGTTCTTTTCATCTGGGTAGCTACAACTTCAACAACAAGCACATAACTTGCAGAGAGAGGAGGGGATCCTTGTTACTGGGTGGGGCAGTGTTTCGAAATGGGATTTTGTTGGAAGAGAATAAGGGTTGCAAGAGGGTTGTTATAGTGAGGAACAATCAAGGGTTTGGCttcaatggtggtggtggtggtggtggaagagacgATGGAGCTAATGTTAGGATTTTGGGTAATCTTGCTTTGGCTATTGGATTAACTTATCTTTCAATGACTGGGCAGCTTGGCTGGATTTTGGATGCTATTGTTTCAAtttgggtatttttttttttattacactCTCTATCTTGGTTTGGTTTAAACTTAATTCGATCATGTTTAACTTAATCATCTTATAATTGTCACAAAAGTATCAATAGTCCAAATTTATGTGGTATATTATATTACTTCTGGTTTTTGAGTAATTCATCTACTATGTGTTGAGTGATTTAGCCCATGCTTAAGCTATTCTATTGATGGCAGGCTCCATTTTCTTAGGTCTGTGTTCAATAATTAATCGATATTTGTCCTAGGATTTTACTACCATCAAACAATGAAATAGGTTTATGCAGCCTTACCCTTGAATAGAGATTAGAGAGAACTGATTTTGTAGCTAGAACCAATGGATTAATGGTATTGAGAGTAATTTGTACTAGTGTAGCATCTAAACCGTTATTGAGAAAACCAATGGTTGCATATTAACTTCTTGAAAGTTGAAACTCTTTTTAGCACATGACCTTATGAGAAGAAAGTACTGTTGAACAAGGTTGAAGATTAATAGCGGATTAGAGAAGAGCTAAATTTTGGTGGTACTTAATCAATTGATTATATGACTTGAAGTTATCAGCTCTTAGTGATTGCTTTCACATCCATTTTTCACACTGTAAAATATCAGCATTATTCACTGCAATATATCagagaaattaaaaatagaaaagactATAAGTTGTAAATACTTTATGTAAATTACTTTTACTTGGAGAAGAACTTTGATAATTTTTCATTGGTGGTTCCTAGTGTCTTTCAATAAACTTACTCCTTAAAAATTAGCAAGTGTATTAGATCACTTGAGTGGTTTGATTTTCGTTTTTTCCCTTTTCTCCAGATCTTTGCTGTTCTCATACCGGTAGTAGGTATTGGTTTCTTCCTCTGGTGGGCTGGACGAGATATAATGCAAGGCACTGTGAGGCTTCTTTTAAAATTCACTATCATCATTTTGCTTTTTaactctatatttattttttatggtatatATTGCAGACTGGTAATTGCTTTGATATATTGCATTTACATGTATAAACTTGAAGTTATTTGTTCTTGGGAATTTGATTTTTGTAGTATAAAAAATTCAACcatgctacgtgtacactaaaatcggtcaccaatataaaatacatgttggaatacaaatacacattaaaaataaattaaaccaggcatatatttatacacatacattagtggctaattttagtgtaagAAATTTTGAAGTGAAAGGTACGTTACTATAGCATTTTTGTAAGAAATTTTGAAGTGAAAGGTACAATACTATAGTTATAgtctgtttatttttttatttttatttaatatatatacacacacccaTCAGACCAGCATCTACATTATTTTGATCCCAATATTTTGTTGCCATCATTTATGAGTGCTTGGAATATTGAGAATTTTTAATGCTAAGGTGATCTTACCTTTAttgatcttttttcttttctcttttcaatgCAGTGTCCAAATTGTGGAAATGATTTTCAGGTTTTCAAGTAAGATTTGCTCAATACATATTGCTAAGTGTGCTTATAGattatttgttttgtattgataGCAGTAGCTACCTTCATTTAGTAATCTTTAATATGTTTCAGATCCTCTCTAAATGATGATTTGCAGTTGTGCCCTTTTTGTGGTCAACCTTTTTCTGGTAAGGGCCCAGTTTTTTAGTTGTTTGCTTGTTAGTCCTTAAGTCCTTGCCATTTGTCAGTATTGCACAGAATCATTTCTAGCTTTGGTTGCAAACTACATGATGCATCTTCTGTTACAAATTTTTTATCAATTCTATTAAGTATTAATGGACATTCATGATTTCTTATTCAAGGCATAACTTTGGGATTCTTTTTTGCACTTAAGAGCATCAAAACCTATTGTTATCAATTAAAACTGTTAATGTTCTAGTTAGGGCCTAACCTAATTTGAAAGCGTGTTGTGCTTGATAGTTGATGACTGATGACTATGTTTTGTTGATACTATTTGCTATACTTTTTGCATGGATACATTATTATCACTTGCATGATAATGAAGCCTCATTCGTAGgtgcttttctgtaattttagacATTCTAATTTACTCTCTCACCATTGATTACTTATCTATACATCTTTTCATAGATATCAGTCTGCACACTGTTAACTTATTTATATGATCAATGAAGTATTGGCTCTGATTTgtgtttcttctctatgattcTGATTTTGAACTGCAAGTTGGTCGCTAACAACTATTGATTTCTGCCTGCTTGagtgagttctgatttttcttttcgtCTCGAATATAGTGCTAGTCCCATGGTGGTGGGGATGTGTGTGTCAAATGACATGAAAAAATATACATGTTTGAAAGACATGCAACCTTAAAATAGAATGATTCATTCAGAAATAATGTTGTTTTAATTTATCCCTTAATTTAGGAGAAAATGATGTCCTTCTCTTCATGATTATGCGACAATTTCATTTCAGTTTGGTACCTCAAAAGTAATGCCTTAGAATGCTTTATTATCATGTACAGTTTTTTGTTGAGTATCATTTTATTTTGAGCATCAAAATGTGCATATTTCTCGCTGTTGAAGAATTTACTTTGATATCAGTTGTTGGCAATGAGTTTGTGAAGGACTCTGTGAAGTTTTCAAACCAATCTACAACAACATTTGGGCAAGCATTCAACAATTTCTCCAGTTCTAGAAATGGTAACCTTGAAAGTACAATTTATTGAATACAATGTAGCTAACTCCAATGATCTATTCTTTTTACTATCCTTCAATCTTGATTTGATGACATTATGTGTCATCGTTTATGTCATTGCAGAGAAAGATTCGAGTAGAGCGATTGATGTTGAAGCTGAAATCAAAGACGCAGATTGAGTATTCACATCACAACCATAACAAGTTGGTAAGTATTCACAGAAAGAGAAAACAACACTTGGATGTTATCTATGCTCAAAATCCACCTTTATAGGATCCAATTAGGATGAGGAATAATTAATAATGACACAGATGTCTTAGTATTTGCTAAGAATTTTTGGTGCTGTTTCTTATCAACTTTGGTTGCAGCATTACAAGGTGGAATTGAAATTGTTAAGGTAAAGATGTGGCTGCAGAATACATTTTCCTTTGTCCTGGAAGACACAAGGAAAAAATGTTACAGATATATTGATAGACAGGACAGGAGTATGGTGAGAACATTGCAATTGTAATATAAGATTTTGACAGTGATGTTTCTCATGTCATACCTCTATATTCTGTGCTTACTACAGAACATAGATATTTTTGGTAGGGGAAGGTGGTTGCAATTTTTTCCATTGTTATGACATGCTGCAAGTTACCAGTCTCAGCAATTTCTCAGTTATTTGTAAGTTGTAAAACATTGAAGTTATTCATAATGggtgtttatgaattttgattctggaaaagagaaaagaagggaAGGGCTCTAACCTAAGTGTAAGGTCCTATGCTTTTGTGGATGGGAATCCTGGAAATTTTTTAATGGGATCTTATTTTCATCCATTTCTGAGATTAAAAgcatatatatgtttgattttggtTACACAAAAATAGCTTCcctttttttcattaaaataaaataagtttatttAAACATATTCTAGTGTTAATGCATATGTTTAGTTGTGTATCACAAATAATATCAAAGGTAGATCAATTTTAACTTACAAGAATTCGTCTCATATGTACCAGCATGCACCAAAGGGCATACAATATGGTTGACGAATATGATGTTATGAAAGAGTTTAATCAAAGTTAAAATTCAAACCCAGCAGCCAAGCTTCTAATCTACAAAATGCTAAAACCTTTGATGATAATTTGCATGGTAATAGAAATACCATAACGGTAAATAATTCTCTAAAAGGTGTAATTATTTATTCCCAAACCATTTTTATGTGTCATGTACATGTACAAGCCACCACaaatgcccaaaactggcatgtCTCATCACAAAGTAAATAACACAATACCTATAACTAAATCTGAGTAGGGCAACTTATTAAGCAACTGGTATATCGTTTCTATGGAGTAACAACCTCAAGCCTTGTTTGGTGCTTCTCCAACTTTCTGCAGCAAGACGTGACAAGATGAGTCCTAAGCAAGTTGATATGATGCGCAGAAAATCCGAAAATAAAATTTGTGAATGATATATGAATGGTAGAATATGCATTTAGCCTAATCATGCCAGTCACATTTAGCATATCTAACTGAAATTTGGAACCTTGGGAACTAGGTTGGTAATTTCATGAATTGAAGAAAGAGAACCCAAACTTAGAAACCATGCCAATTACAATTCAGTAATGATATATCTTCCTGAACATCTTCCTAAATATTCTCCTGATTTCTAAATAAAGAGTGAGAACATAAAAAGCACTCATTAGtttctttgtttataaattaGAAGGATAAATAATTTCTCACTAAGTTTTTGTAGATTTAAATGTAACAAGCAAACATAGAAAGTTTATCAAGTAAAATCATGAGAAGAAGATAAATTGCCCCGCAAATTCAGTGTGTAAGATGCAGTCACAAAACTGAATTCGGACTTCCAATGAAGGTAAAATTATGTACCTCTTCTTTGTTGCCCTTGCCTCTAGTGAAGAACTTGTAGGTCCCATAGATGAATGCGCCCCACCCAGCCAACGAAACAAGCACAAACTGCAACGGCGGAAGATtcagaaaaaactaaaaatattaccATAAACAAATATAAGGGAAACACGACAATGAAGTCCCCCTATGAATATTAGCTTGTGATCTTTTCTATCCCATGAGTGAACGGTAGTGTTTTAATACGAATGAGAGAAGTTCTTTTGGATTTCAATGTCAATATAACTTGTATGCAGAGAGACCAATCTCGTGCTGATAGACAACTTATTGATATATCTTTTTTCCTCCTGCCCCTTCAAAGTGTGTAATGTGAAAGAGTTTGGCATGTCTCCACATATATGTAGTGTCAAGCGTGTTTGAATTAGTGTTTATGCTTCAGCTCGAATTCTAAAAGCAGATCAAGAGTACACATGCAAGGAAGAAAAAATTCCAGTGGTATATTCTTGCAGATAACATGATTTGCCATCAAACACATGGTCAATCAGGAAAATCTCAAACTAAGATATATTAGACAGATCCAAAAACACAGAAAGTTACTCACATGTTCTTCTTTCCACCTAGATGGACTTGTTGGGTCCTCCCACATATTCACCTTTGGAGGTCCATGAGGATCTGCAACATATAAAGGTAATATAGGCAAGTGATTCATTATAAAAAGGGCAGGATGTATTTCATTTCATCTGTCATTCCACTTGGATCAGAAGTTTATATTCAGTATCAACCCATTTCTAACACGTTATGACATTAAGCTCCATGGCTGAGAAAATATCAGTATGAAAATCATGAATATGTGGACTCTTCTTGTTATAATAACATTAATACATACCTGCAACATTAAGACACTTCCCAACAAGCTATAGCATACAGTCATAGTTCCTTATTAGGGCCCCATCATGAATATAATTCAACAATCAACATAGTACAGAATTGGAAAAATCAAACACTCCTCATTTAGATTCGTTTTATGAGTGTTTGTGCTCGTATCCACAACTAGGATCACAATCCACATTAAAAATCAGGCAAATTTTATCTCAAAACAAACATTTTTCTATTGCCACATTTGTCTAATTTCTCCAAACAAATATATGTATCTTGTTATCTGTGTGTGTCAAAATACAGGTACCAACTCTTAGTAATTAGTGCGAAGACACTATGCCATTGACAGAACTAAGATCAAGATGCAGCATTGCATGTCAACACAAAATTATAGATGCTATGATTGCTATCCATACAC
This region of Arachis hypogaea cultivar Tifrunner chromosome 8, arahy.Tifrunner.gnm2.J5K5, whole genome shotgun sequence genomic DNA includes:
- the LOC112707357 gene encoding uncharacterized protein, whose translation is MTTLVHFTTQVSHLRPKCFFHGGATTCKKIPTFSFSQLDSKFCSFHLGSYNFNNKHITCRERRGSLLLGGAVFRNGILLEENKGCKRVVIVRNNQGFGFNGGGGGGGRDDGANVRILGNLALAIGLTYLSMTGQLGWILDAIVSIWIFAVLIPVVGIGFFLWWAGRDIMQGTCPNCGNDFQVFKSSLNDDLQLCPFCGQPFSVVGNEFVKDSVKFSNQSTTTFGQAFNNFSSSRNEKDSSRAIDVEAEIKDAD